A window from Telopea speciosissima isolate NSW1024214 ecotype Mountain lineage chromosome 8, Tspe_v1, whole genome shotgun sequence encodes these proteins:
- the LOC122671180 gene encoding uncharacterized protein LOC122671180, translated as MNAVTGSRFFLLLLIANVSFFRFLSASKQQYISAVGDPGMRRDGLRIAFEAWNFCNEVGKEAPGMGSPRAADCFDLLSSSSLKHRVTKADNQLGTGKPFPGLRPKALKNPDLYAVEKELYLGSLCEVADAGNPWQYWMVMLKNGNYDTMSGLCPQNGKNVKPFKEGNFPCFGNGCMNQPILYHKETVVSGKGEMRGSFSGTYDLGSDIRDGINGISYFEVVWEKKVGIGSWTFRHKLKTSKKYPWLMLYLRADATKGFSGGYHYDTRGMLKTLPESPNFKVKFSLDVKQGGGPKSQFYLIDIGSCWKNSGAPCDGDVLTDVTRYSEMIINPETQAWCSPTSLVNCPPFHITPDDKKIYRNDTANFPYAAYHYYCAPGNARHLEQPVSLCDPYSNPQAQELVQILPHPIWAAYGYPTKPGEGWVGDPRTWELNVGGLSSRLYFYQDPGTPPARRIWPSMDVGTEIYVSDKDEMAEWILGDFNVLLASAAS; from the exons ATGAACGCAGTCACCGGGAGTCGATTCTTTCTATTGCTTCTCATAGCAAATGTATCCTTCTTCAGGTTCCTCTCAGCTTCAAAGCAACAGTACATCTCAGCCGTAGGGGACCCAGGAATGCGAAGGGATGGATTGAGAATAGCTTTCGAAGCCTGGAACTTCTGCAATGAAGTTGGTAAAGAAGCTCCTGGGATGGGAAGCCCAAGAGCTGCTGATTGTTTTGATTTGTTATCAA GTTCTTCCTTGAAGCATAGAGTGACCAAAGCTGATAACCAACTGGGTACGGGAAAACCATTCCCGGGTTTGAGACCAAAAGCTCTGAAAAACCCAGATCTATATGCGGTGGAGAAAGAACTGTATCTGGGTTCTTTATGTGAAGTTGCAGATGCCGGCAATCCATGGCAGTATTGGATGGTGATGTTGAAAAATGGTAACTATGATACAATGTCTGGATTGTGTCCCCAGAATGGGAAAAATGTGAAGCCTTTTAAGGAGGGAAACTTCCCCTGCTTTGGTAATGGGTGCATGAACCAACCAATCCTATATCATAAAGAGACAGTAGTATCAGGAAAGGGCGAGATGAGAGGGAGTTTCAGTGGTACTTACGATCTGGGTTCTGATATCCGAGATGGGATAAACGGGATCTCCTATTTTGAGGTAGTTTGGGAGAAGAAAGTCGGAATTGGGAGCTGGACTTTCAGACATAAGCTCAAAACATCAAAGAAGTATCCATGGCTTATGCTGTATCTCAGAGCTGATGCAACCAAAGGTTTCTCCGGTGGATACCATTATGACACAAGAGGAATGCTGAAAACT CTTCCAGAATCACCCAATTTCAAGGTCAAATTTTCTTTGGATGTGAAGCAAGGGGGAGGCCCAAAGAGCCAATTCTACCTAATAGACATTGGCAGCTGCTGGAAGAATAGTGGCGCTCCCTGTGATGGAGATGTGCTCACAGATGTTACCAGATACAGCGAAATGATCATCAACCCTGAAACACAAGCTTGGTGCAGCCCCACAAGTCTCGTCAATTGTCCACCATTCCATATCACCCCAGACGACAAAAAGATTTACAGGAACGATACTGCAAACTTCCCATATGCAGCTTATCACTACTATTGTGCTCCTGGGAATGCTCGTCACTTGGAGCAACCTGTCAGTCTCTGTGATCCTTACAGCAATCCTCAGGCACAAGAACTGGTACAGATACTTCCCCACCCAATATGGGCAGCATATGGGTATCCAACCAAACCCGGGGAAGGGTGGGTTGGGGATCCCAGGACTTGGGAGCTCAATGTCGGAGGTCTTTCTAGCAGACTCTACTTCTATCAG GATCCAGGTACCCCTCCTGCTAGAAGAATATGGCCTTCAATGGATGTGGGAACAGAAATATATGTCAGTGACAAAGATGAGATGGCTGAGTGGATTCTTGGCGACTTCAATGTTCTCCTTGCATCTGCAGCATCGTAA